The Gigantopelta aegis isolate Gae_Host chromosome 9, Gae_host_genome, whole genome shotgun sequence genomic sequence GGAtcacgtgcttgaaccttaattggatataagcacaaaaataagttggaatAAGTGTAAGTGCATAAGATAGtaatgcacttacggtgatctagGGCTGAGATTGCTTCATGGAAAGGGGCCCAGATGTCAGATGTGGCTGTGGTGATTGCCCAGTGCACTTTGGTCAAAACAGTGTGTTGATGTCTGTTtaacaatattgttttaaatttttgttaccAGGTGTGAGCGGTGTTTTTGTGGTTGCCGCCCAGAGGACGGCAATTGGTGCGTATGGCGGTAAGGTGAAGTCGTTCACGGCGACCGATCTGGCCGAAATAGCAGCACGTAGCGCTCTTGAGTCAGGCAAAGTAAAACCTGAACTCATCAACTCAGTAATCTTTGGAAATGTTATGCAGGTAAGGGCATGTCAACAGTTGATCACAAGATGGGGGAGGGTGCTTGAGGCTCCTTAATTCTTATATTATGCTTGGCAAGTGTTGTCACATCTCTTCTTAAGTGTATACatagtttaaatatacatgtatatatatttatgtgttgtggttatatataaaacaattttatgcCACTATTTAAgaggagtagcttatgtggcagCAAGGACTTCCTCACATTATCTACATTATGCTGAATGTTGCAATAATCATATATGTTATAGCCATCAAATAGACTGAATTATTACTGTTTGGCatagactacatgtatgtagcgaATGTTTGTAAGTTTATAGTGATATCATTGACTGGAAAGTGATATAACACACACTTTCAGTTTATGATGCATTTTTCTTTCAGGTTACATGTATAAACTGTTGTTTGGTGAATGTATTTGAAAgaataaaattcaaatatttaCTCTTTAGTTTATTGCATTTGGTTAAagtgaatacaaatattagatgAACCATGaaaaccagcctcagtggttaagccatcggatataaggctggtaggtactgggttctcagcctggtactggctcccacccagagcgagttttaacgactcaatgggcaggtgtaagaccactacaccctcttctctctggctaaccactaacaactaaccctctgtcctggacagacagcccaggcatgtgtgcccaggacagtgtgcttgaactttaattggatataggcacggaaataagttcgaatgaatgaatgaatgaatgaaccatGAAATATGTGCACTAGATGAAGCaattcctttctttctgttttatcCAGTCCTCAAAAGATGCGGCTTATGTAGCTCGACATGTTGGTATCCGAGTAGGCGTGCCTCTTGATGTGCCGGCCCTCACTGTCAACAGACTCTGTGGGTCGGGATTCCAGGCAATTATTAACGGTGCTCAggtttgtgtattttatattcttAATGTACAAAATCTGCATtagaaaagttagttttgtcATACCTTAGAACATAAATATactaacttttaaaagaaactttacatgcataaaatttgaataatttgataaatattgttgctagtGAAAAAGAACCAAGTTAGAAACCACCTTACTAACACTCTGCACGTATACatcatgaaatgcattttgaggtttagatgttgaacttcatgatactttcatCTTCCACCCTaccgtttgttggttttctttaataatttcaagccttgtaaagtttcttttggatgtcagtatataATTATCATTTGCTTTGATCATCAAAAGTAACTTTGTTTGAGCCAATTGTCAGAATTTCTATAGAGCATTTGCCTCAAAAGCAACAGGTATTATAAAGGACTATTTATTTACTGGTTAAATAATTATCTACATGTAATTTCATTATCCAAATTGATTTTGGTTTATGGTAACTAATTTTCAGAGAGGTTGggtattcaattatttttaacaaactgggtttttttatctgTGGTATGGGCATACTTTAATATAAAGTAGGAAAACtaaccccttttttttttcttcttcctttttttttttggttactGGTAGTATCATTGTCATGAAACCCTTGACAAATTAACATCCATGTAGTTAAGAACTTGAAGTTACAGGGACTGACTGTGTTTTCAGGAAATAATGTTAGGAGACAGCCAGGTTGTGTTGGTTGGTGGAACAGAAAACATGAGTCAAGCTCCATATGCGCTACGTAACGTCAGGTTTGGAACAAGGCTCGGACAGGATTTGGTGGTAAGTCTGTCTAGTAATTACATTTTGACATtgaaatttacattttaatttaatttaattaactttATATTAAAATGATGAACTATGAGCTGTATggattaaatctattttactgtatactttctTTTCTGGTAATTACATAGAGACATGTATCGaaaattacatttcaaattgaatttacatgttaattttataataaaattatgaactatgagctttatattttaaaatctgtttaaaAAGTGGGGGTTTTTCTCTGCTTTAAGATAACACTGCAAAGCatcttttatttaaataccTAATCTAAATGTTccaaattttgtgtatagttttatcatgtagagttatagtttttgtttaacgacaactctagagcacattgatttattaatcatcggctattggatgtcaaacatttggtaatattgacatatagtcatagagaggaaacctgctacatttttccattagcagcaaaagatattttatatgcaccatttaattgacaggttagcacataccacggcctttgtgcactggctggaaagagaaatagctcaatgggcctaccgacggggatcgatcccagaccaaccgcacatcgagcaaacattttaccactgggccacgtcctgCCCTTATTTTTGACAGGGTTAAATCCCTtggaaatatgaaaaatgtttgGTCCTGGTTGGGGGACAGGTATTgtagtactctcaaaatgcttgttgaCAAGATATTTCAATGATTTACTTGAAGCTGGAAGACACCCTGTGGGCTGGACTGACAGATCAGCAGGTAAAGACTCCAATGGGTATTACGGCTGAAAACTTGGCCGAGAAGTACAACATCTCCCGTCAAGAATGTGACGAGTATGCTCTCGCTTCACAGACCAGATGGAAGAAAGGTTGGTATTATGCATAATAAAGTAATACAGATACTATGCATGAGAAAGTTGTTTTAATCTGGCTTGATGAAGTCAATTTCAAAGTTCATACTCAGTTgttggggtgggatgggggtcATTTAAGAATACTTGTTGAAAAGGAAAACCAAACATGCACCCCTAAAACAAAGTCTTATGCAAATTAATTTCTTGAatatctatttttgtttttattgaaacatttaGGAGCTTTATAAGAAAATTTGTCGTAGAGATATTTTaacttgttttaatataacatgCACTTAAATTGACTGTGTTtagtattttcaaaatatttgctTTTAGTTTCCATAACAGTAAACTATGGTATCAAAACTAGTCATGTCTACATGTAGTTTTTGGTACAgacattttattactttatgGCTTTTTGAAATATTGAAATGTCAAGTGTGGCTTCTTTTTTAGCTAATGATGCGGGTGTTTTTAAAGCAGAAATTACTCCAATGAAAGTAAAAGGTAAAAAGGGTAAGTTATCAAGAAAAAAATTTCAGAACAATAATTTCTTTTCTATTAATTTCACTTTTGCAATTTTAGGAGATAACTATATTGAGTTTTCAGAtacgggtgttattgtctatttgatccagggaaatgtaattttttaccAAAGGTGTTAGCCTgaggttaaaaatgaaacatttgcgggcaacaaatagacaataataccCGCAAATCTACAAACtgcatatggttatgtccaatGTAAACTGAATCATTTTGTCCACAGAAATAACTGTATattacctggctacaatctaactgtagaccatTGAACTGTCATCTTGGCCTGTTACAATTACTAATGAtatcactttctaatgacatcattagctttccaggtgttattttcatttgatctcaaaaaaagaatgtaattaaccaatcacaatacagaacacactcgctatcagtttacaattgttaataccacacaaaaataaaaaattaaccaatcacaatacagaacacactcaccATCAGTTTTCAATTGTTAATACCACGCACATAAAAAAGAGCTAGGTTTGTCAGATATGCAAATTTATTGGAGAATTAATAAAACTAGTCTGTTTATTACCAGTCTGGGTTATTTCATACCGAATTTTGtgatgtgtgtatatacagtggactctgccAAAACTGGCATTTGTCTAAACTGGATTTCTGTGTAAACTGGCACAGTTTCATAGTCCCGTCCAGTgaccattaatttattaagacTTAACTTTTGCCTAATCCGGCATCTTGTCTATTCCGGATATCAGATGCCAAATCAAGAACAAAGAAGCCAGTTTTGGTGTGATTAACTCTGTTCACACCAGCATCCAGTCGGCACCAGTTTGATGACTGCCCAAACAAAATTGTTAGTTAATGGCTCTGATGAGCTCTTGACAGCTAAATGAATGACATGGTCACTGCTCTTGTCATTACTTACACCATTAGATCAACCAGAttagtgttagtgtgtgtacatATGCAAGTGTTATAAGTTTTACAGTTGTGTTGAGTTGAGACTGTCAAAAAAATACCATACATAATTATGAATGCAAAAGTGTTTCACTTTTAGTCATGCTTTTATCATGGCTGAATGACGGAAAAAACCGACAACGCATTGAATTATCcttaaaaacaaaagtcgagTTAATTGACGAATTTAAGTCAAATCCTGTGTTAAAGCACAAGGATTTAGCAGATAAATACAAGATCGGTAGAGAGACGGTCTCTGACATATTAAAATGTAGTGAGCACTACCGGCAACTATATGAGGACAACATAT encodes the following:
- the LOC121380802 gene encoding 3-ketoacyl-CoA thiolase, mitochondrial-like encodes the protein MALSRGVSGVFVVAAQRTAIGAYGGKVKSFTATDLAEIAARSALESGKVKPELINSVIFGNVMQSSKDAAYVARHVGIRVGVPLDVPALTVNRLCGSGFQAIINGAQEIMLGDSQVVLVGGTENMSQAPYALRNVRFGTRLGQDLVLEDTLWAGLTDQQVKTPMGITAENLAEKYNISRQECDEYALASQTRWKKANDAGVFKAEITPMKVKGKKGEEVFDTDEHPRTVTAEALAKLPSVFKKNGTVTAGNASGVCDGAGALVLASEAALKKHNLTPLARLVSYGISGCDPIIMGIGPVSSSKAALKAAGKELKDMEICEINEAFAPQCLAVMKELGLNPEITNMCGGAIALGHPLGMSGARISGHLVHELKRKNVQFALGGACIGGGQGITLIFERA